A window of the Mannheimia granulomatis genome harbors these coding sequences:
- a CDS encoding RidA family protein, which translates to MTTIHTENAPAAIGPYVQAVDLGNMVLTSGQIPVNPQTGEIPTDIAQQTRQSLENVKAIIEQAGLTVADIVKTTVFVKDLNAFATVNAEYEAFFRENGHPAFPARSCVEVARLPKDVGIEIEAIAARL; encoded by the coding sequence ATGACAACCATCCACACCGAAAACGCCCCTGCAGCAATCGGTCCTTATGTACAAGCAGTTGATTTAGGCAATATGGTGCTAACTTCCGGACAAATCCCAGTCAATCCTCAAACAGGTGAAATCCCAACTGATATTGCACAGCAAACCCGTCAATCACTAGAGAATGTGAAAGCCATTATTGAGCAAGCAGGTCTTACTGTTGCAGATATTGTAAAAACTACTGTATTTGTTAAAGATCTCAACGCATTTGCAACCGTTAATGCTGAATATGAAGCTTTTTTCCGTGAAAATGGCCACCCTGCCTTCCCGGCTCGCTCTTGTGTAGAAGTCGCTCGCTTACCTAAAGATGTTGGGATAGAAATTGAAGCCATTGCTGCTCGCTTATAA
- the pgeF gene encoding peptidoglycan editing factor PgeF, with the protein MDKIIPNWNVPRHVQAFTTVRNGGVSKAPFDSFNLGSHVNDNLNDVLQNRKLLVEKFKLPHMPLFLTQTHSTRVIRLPYSGNDFEADAVYTNQPNQVCLIMTADCLPVLFVSKDGKEIAAAHAGWRGLCDGVLEATVAEFDCKPANISVWLGPAIGPNAFQVGIDVIEQFCAFDPNAKEAFIKDASTSGKFLGNLYQIAKQRLNKIGIINIWGGEHCTYTEKEQFFSYRRDKQTGRMASFIWRQE; encoded by the coding sequence ATGGACAAAATTATTCCTAATTGGAACGTTCCCCGACATGTTCAGGCATTTACTACAGTCAGAAATGGTGGTGTCAGCAAAGCCCCTTTCGACAGTTTCAACTTAGGTAGCCACGTTAATGATAATCTTAATGACGTGCTACAAAACCGCAAATTGTTGGTAGAGAAATTTAAATTGCCTCACATGCCACTGTTTTTAACACAAACGCATAGTACCAGAGTGATTCGACTACCCTATTCAGGCAATGACTTTGAAGCAGATGCTGTTTATACCAATCAGCCAAACCAAGTCTGCCTCATTATGACGGCAGATTGCTTGCCAGTGTTATTCGTAAGCAAAGACGGTAAAGAAATCGCAGCCGCTCACGCAGGCTGGCGTGGTTTATGTGATGGCGTGCTGGAAGCTACTGTTGCAGAATTTGACTGCAAGCCCGCTAATATTTCTGTTTGGTTAGGACCGGCTATCGGACCAAACGCCTTTCAGGTCGGAATTGATGTGATTGAGCAATTTTGTGCCTTTGATCCAAATGCAAAGGAAGCCTTTATTAAAGATGCTTCTACAAGCGGTAAGTTTTTAGGAAATCTTTACCAAATCGCAAAACAGCGATTAAACAAAATCGGCATTATCAATATTTGGGGAGGAGAACATTGCACTTACACAGAAAAAGAACAATTTTTCTCTTACCGCCGAGATAAACAGACAGGGAG